CGCCGAGCTCTTCGCCTAGTTTCGTACCGCGATCACCGGAGCGCCGCCATGACGTCGCCGAAAGCCGAACCGCCGCCGGTCCCGCCCCCGCATTCTCATCCCAGCCGGCCGCGCATCGCCATGCCGCCAGGCGCCTGGGACTGCCATTGCCATGTGCTCGGGCCCACCGACCGTTATCCCTACTGGCCCGACCGCAGCTACACGCCGCCCGAAGCGCCGCTGTCGCGCTATCTGGCTCTCCTCGATCTGCTGGGTGTCGAGCATGGCGTGCTGGTGCAGCCCAGCGTCTATGGCACCGACAACCGGATGCTGCTGGATTCCCTGAAGGCCGAGCCGCGCCGGTTGCGCGGCGTCGTGGTCATCGATGCGACGATCGCCGACCGCGAGCTCGAGGCGATGCATGCGGCGGGCGTGCGCGGCGCGCGCGTCAACCTGCTCTTCCGCGGCGGCGTGTCCTTCGCGGCCGCTGAGGCCATTGCCGACCGCATCCGCCCCCTGGGCTGGCATATCCAGTTCCTGCTGGACATCTCGCAGACGCCGGATCTGCACCAGGCCGTCAAGCGCCTGCGGCTCCCCGTCGTGATCGACCATATGGGGCACTTCCCCGCTTCGCATGGCGCGACCTCGCCCGCCTTCCGCGACCTGCGCGCGATGCTGGCCGAGGGGCTGGCCTGGGTGAAGCTCTCGGCCCCCTATCTCTTCACGCGCCAGCCGGGCATGCCCTATGCGGACGTGACGCCGATCGCCCGCGCGCTGGTCGAAGCCGCGCCGGGGCGCTGCGTCTGGGGCACGGACTGGCCGCACCCGGCCAACAAGCTGGCGATGCCGGATGACGGGCCGCTGACGGATCTGCTGGGCGATTGGGTGCCGGACGAGGCGGTCAGGCGGCGGATTCTGGTCGAGAACCCGAAGGCGCTGTACGGCTTCGGCTGAACTAATCCCCTCCCCCGCTTCGCGGGGGAGGGTTAGGGAGGGGGCTGCACGGTTGTAGGAGTGCTCGCTGCAACTGTCGGAGCAGCCCTCTCCCTAACCCTCTCCCGCAAGCGGGAGAGGGAATACAACTAACAGCGAGAACTTTACCCCTTCGCGATCGCGGCGAGAGCCGCTTCGGCGACCGAGACGTCCTGGTCGATCATGCCGCCGGCGACGCCGACCGCGCCCACAACCTTGCCGCCGATCTCGACCGGCAGGCCGCCGCCGAACACCACCATCGGCGTCCGGTGGGAGGTTTCCATCGCGTAGAACGGTCCGCCCGGCTGCACATACTGGGTCACGTCGCCGGTCTTCATGTTGAGCGAGCGCGAGGTATAGGCCTTGCCCTGCGAGATTTCGATGCTCGCGAGCAGGGCATTGTCCATGCGATGGAACGCCACCAGATTGCGGCCGGCATCGACGATGGCGATGCTATGGGCCGAGCCGATTTCCTTGGCCTTGGCGATGGCGGCGGCGATGCCCTTCAGGGCGCGATCGGCGGTAATCTCGCTCATTCAAGTCTCCTTCGGTTCGGTTCGATAAGGGGGTGGTTTGAAACTCAGGCCACGCGGCCGGTCATGGAGATGCCGAGCAGCTGGTCGTGGGTGCATTTCGCCTTGGGCGCGCGATAGATCGCCTTGCCGTCGCGGATAACGATGACGTTCTCCGACAGCGCCATGATCTCGCGCATCGAGGAGCTGATCAGGATGACGGCAGCCCCGTCGCGCGCCAATCCCAGCATGATCTCGTAAATGTCGCGGATCGCGCCCACATCGACGCCCGAGGTCGGCTCGACGAAGATATAGACGCGGCATTTGGCGCTCATCCATTTGCCGATGACGGCCTTCTGCTGATTGCCGCCGGAGAAGAACTTCATCGCCTTGCCGGGCGCATCGGGCTTGACCTGCAGGCGCTTGATCACCTGCTCGGCATAGGTGAGCTTGGCGCGATCGGAGATGAAGCCGCCCCGGCTCAGCCGCGAGAGCACCGGCAGCGCGATGTTCTCCGCCGCCGACATGTTCGGGAACAAGGCCTGCTTGCGCCGATCCTCGGGGATGAGCGCGATGCCGGCCTGGAGCGCCTTGCTCGGGCTCGAGAGATCGGTAACCTGCCCCGCGATCCTGATCTCGCCGTGATGCGGCACCAGCCCGGCCACGGCGCGCGCCACCAGCTCCATGCCGCCGCCCACCGGCCCCGTGATGCCCAGCACCTCGCCCGCATGCACCTCGAAGCTCAGGGGCGACAGCTGATCGCAGCTGAGCTGGTCGACCTGCAGCATGCCTTCCGGCCTCGCCAAGCCCGGATTGAAGACCTCGAGCTCGTTCTTGGTCTTGTCGACCATAAGCTCGGTCACGCGCTCCTCGGTGATGTCGGCGCCGGCGAGCGTCGCCGAGACGCGGCCGCCGCGCAGGATCGTGATCCGGTCGCAGAGCTGGCGGATCTCGCCCAGACGGTGCGAGATATAGATGATCGTGATGCCCTCTTCCTGGAACCGCCGGATCAGGCGGAACAGGAGCTCGGCCTCGGTGGCCGAGAGGCGCGCCGTCGGCTCGTCCAGCACGATCAGCTTGTATTTGCGCTGGAACAGGGTCGCGAGGATGACGAGCTGGGATTCCGCGGCCGAGAGCGAGGAGGCAATCCGGTCGGGATCGAGCGTCAGCCCGATCTCCTTGAGGATCTTCGCACCCTGATCGCGGATCGCCTTGCGATTGAGGGTGAAGCGTCCCGGCTCACCGCCCAGCACCACGTTCTGCGCGACGGTGAAGCTGCCGATCAGCTCGGCGTCCTGGTAGACGGCGCCCAGCCCCAGCTTATGCGCATCCATCGGGCTCGAGATCGTGACCGGCTTGCCTTCGACGATGATCTCGCCTTCCGAATGCGAATAGACGCCGGTCAGGATCTTGATCAGGGTCGATTTGCCGGCGCCGTTTTCGCCCAGCAGGCCGTGGACCTCGCCGCGCTCGAATTTGAGCTCGACGCCGCGCAACACCCGAGTGCCGGAAAACTCCTTCCCCAGGTTGCGGAATTCGACGATCGGGGTCTGGGTCATGGCTGGCCGGTCCACCTAAATGAACTTCAGGTGGATTTCTTCGCGGTTCAGCAGCGCATTGGCCCCGACCGCGAGGATCAGCACGAGGCCGATGAAGAGCTGCCGCATGGCGAAGGGGAAGCCCATCATGCTCATGCCGGCGCTGACCATGTAGAGGAAGAACACGCCGAGCAGCGTGCCCAGCACATGAGGCTTGCCCTTGCCGAGCGTCGTCGCCCCCAGGAACACGGCCGCGAAGGCTTCGAGCAGATAGTTGGAATTGCCCGAGGGCTGCGCCGAGGTGGAGATCGAGGTCAGGATCACGCCGCCGACTCCCGAAAGGAGGCTCGACAGGATGAAGGACAGGATCACCCAGTGATAGACCTTGATGCCGGAATAGAAGGCCGCCATCGGGTTGTCGCCCACGGCGGTGATGTAATGGCCGACCTTGGTCTTGGTCGCCAGCAGGTGGGCCAGCACGAAGACGCAGAGCAGGACGATGACCGGCACCGCGACCGGGCCGATGGTGCCCTGGCCGATGAAGAGGAACGCCTTCTCCGTATAGGGCACGGCGATCTGATAGCCGTTCGTCAGGAAGATGTTGAGGCCGCCCAGCACGAACATCATGCCGAGCGTGACCACGATGCCGGACAGCCGCCCATAGGTGACGAGCAGCCCGTTCAGCAGCCCGACCACCACCGCGCTCGCCAGGGCGCCCAGTATCGCCACCCAGGGGCCGACCACCGGGATCAGATAGGCGGTGACGATCGAGGCGGTCGTGACGGTGAGGCCGATCGAGAGATCGAAGCTGCCGGCGATGACGACATAGGTCAGGCCCATCGACACCAGGCAGCTGACGATCATCGAGAACAGGATGTTGTTGAAGTTCGAGACGGTGAAGAACCAGGGCGAGGAGACCGAGAAACCGACACCGACCAGCACGATGATGGCGATCGTGCCCCAGCGCCGGAGCAGCCGAAGGCCGAGGCTCTCGGTCCCGCCGACTGCCGGCTTGGCCGCTGCGGCCGCCGTCTTGGTTTCTGTCGATGTCGCCGCCATGGAAGTTCTCCGAGTGTCATGCCCGCCGTCGCGCCGAAGCCGGACGGATTTAATGTGCCAAGCTACAATATTGCGACGAGGGCCCGGAGTCCCGGGCCGCCTTTGGTCACGCCCGCCATTGCCGCCGTTTAATTATAGACGCCGCCATCGATGGTGATCGCCTGGGCGGTCATATAGGAAGATTCGTTCGACGCCAGATAGACGAACATCGGCGCGATCTCGCTGGGCACGCCCTGGCGCCCCAGCGGCACCATCCCCTTCACCGCCCGGTCCTGCGCCTCGCGCCCGCCCATGAAGGCGATGGCGGGGTTGTTGAACGGGGTGTCGACCCAGCCCGGGCAGATCACATTGACGCGGATCTTGTCCGGTGCCAGCTCCATGGCGAGCGAGGTGGTGAAGGCGATGACCGCCCCTTTCGAGGCCGAATAGGCCGTCATGCCGGGGCCGCCGCGCTGGCCCGCGAGCGAGGCGGTGTTGATGATCGAGCCGCCGCCGGCCTTGCGCATATGCGCCACCGCGTATTTGGAGGCGAAGAAATGGGCACGGACATTGACCGCCATCAGCGCGTCCCAGTGCTTGGCGTCGAACTCCGTGACCTTGCCGGAATGCTGCAGGCCGGCATTGTTGCAGAGCACATCGAGCCCGCCGAGCCATTTGGCGCCGTCGTCGATCAGCGCCTTGACGCTGTCCTCGCTGGTCACGTCGCAGCGGATGAAATGGACATTGGCGCCGATTTCCTTGGCGGTCGCGCTCGCGTCCTTCTCGTTGATATCGCCGATGACGACCTTGGCCCCTTCGGCGACGAACTGCTTGACCGCTTCCTTGCCGATGCCGGTCGCAGCCCCGGTGATGATGATCCGCTTACCCTTGAGACGCTCGCCCATTGTCCTGTTCCGCTCTTGCTGATCCGCCCGGCTCGGTCCGCATCAAGCGGCCGCCCCGGCATTCCCGTTGATTTCGTCAGTCGTCCGACAGCAGCCGCCCGGCCCGACCCCAATTGTCGCCCGGCACCTCGTCGATGATCACATGCACGCGCTCGCGATTGGCGCCCGCGATCTCGACCAGGCTGTCGGTGATCCTCTCGACCAATTGCCGTTTCTGCTCAACCGTGCGACCGGCTTTGAGATGCACCTGTACGACCGGCATTTGATCCCTTTCCTGCAATAACGATCTGGTGGCCTTCATCCCGTAACGCAAAGGACGGCCGGCCCCGGAGCGCCCCCTCGCGCTCCGGAACCGGCCCCTTCTCAGGCTCGGCCGGTACGGGCCCGGCCTTCGATGTCAGTCTCTCGGGCGATCAGCCGCCATACTGCTTGAGCAGCGCGATCGCCTGCTTGTCCATCTCCTGGATTTCGGCCAGCGACTTCGCGGCCTGGTCCTTGGTGATCGACGTGACCGGCACGTGATAGACGTTCGGCTTCACGTCCTCGCCGCGGCCCAGCGCCAGCGCGAGCTCGCCCGTCTTGTCGCCCATGATGTGCCAGGGCGTGTCGGTGCTGAACTCGATGGTGTTGTCCGGGTTCTGGAACTCGGTCAGGAACTGGTCCGAGAAGTAGTGGTTGAACACCTTGATGTTCTTGCGGTTCATCTGCTTCAGCGCCTGGACGGCGCCGAGCGTCAGCGGCCACCACCAGGACACGATCGCCTGGATGCTGTCCGGATCCGGATTGGCCTGGAGCAGCGCCAGGGCGTTTTCGCGGCCCTTGGAGATCTGGTCGTTGGTCGAGGTGCTGCCCGGCATGAAGGGCAGCATCTTCATGCGCGGCTCATATTTGGTCATGAGCTCGAGCAGGTCGCCTTCCATGTCGAACGGCGTGTAGAAGCCGCGATCCTCGGCCGTCTGCACCAGCGTCCCCTGCCGCTGCAGCACGTTCTGGATCTGGTAGCCCATCACCATCGCGGTACCCCAGGTATCCTCGACGACCGCCGGGGATTCCTTCACCGGAACGGCAAAGCCGACCGTCTTGATGCCGCGCTTCTTGGCTTCGTCGACGATGAAGGCCGTCTCCGATTCCTGCGAATAGATGCCGAGGCAGAGTACGTCGATGCCGCGGTCGAGGAGCTGGCGCTCCGACTGCTGCTCGCTGTCCTTCGAGGGCTCGCCGCGGACCGCGACGATCTCTCCGCCGCCGTCCAGCACGGTCTTGCAGAGGCGCCAGCAACCGCGCCGCCAGGGCTGGTTGAAGGGGCCGTAATTGAGGCCGATGCCGACCTTCACCTTCTTGCCGGTGTCCGCGACCTGAACATGGTCGCGCAACTCGTCGGCGCTGACGGATTTCGCGAGCACCGACCCGGCCACCGCGGCCGAGGCGGCCCCGAGGCTGATCCGCTGCATGAATTCGCGGCGCGAGACATCCAGCCATTCCCGCAATTCTTCTGAGAGAAATTTATTCGTCACGTCTGGTTTCCTCCTCATCACCGGTCCCGACGTGGGACGAACGGTTCGCCCACTCGCCGGTTTCTATTGGGACCTCTTCGGTCCGGACTCCGTCGTCTGCTCAGCTCGAGGCCGCTGCCGGTCCCGAGGCTGCACCCGAAGACGAATGCTTTGCCGCCGCTGCCAGGAAATGGCGCAGATGCTGATTGAATTTGTCGGCCTGCTCGATCGGCGTGATATGCGCCGCCTGCTCCACCACCACGAGCTTCGCGCCCTTGATGGCGTGGGCGATCCGCTCCGCGACGGCGACCGGCGTCGACGCATCCTCGCGCCCCGCGATCACCAGCGTCGGCGTCACGATCCTGGCCAAGATCGCGGTCTGGCGCAGGCCCTGGATGGCGCGCGCGCAGGCCGCATAACCCTTCGGCGGCGTCGCCGCGATCATGCGGCGCACGGTTTCGACCCGCTGCGGCTGGCTCGCGCGGAAGGGTGCGGTGAACCAGCGTTCCAGCGTCGGCTCGACCAGCGGCGCCATGCCGGTGGTGAGCGCGGTCTGGATGCGCGGCTCCCAAAGCTCGGGCTTGTCGGTCTCGCTCGAGGTGTTCGACAGCGTCAGCGAGCGCAGCAGATCGGGCCGGCGCGCGGCCACCGCCTGGCCCAGCATGCCGCCCAGCGAGATCCCGACGAAATGCACCGGTCCCAGCGCCAGCTGCTCGATCAGCGCGATCGCGTCAGAGGCCAGGTCGTCGATGGTGAGCGGCCCATCGACGACAGGCGAGCGCCCATGTCCCCGCGTGTCATAACGTACGATCCGATAGTCGGATTTGAGGGCGGCGACCTGGTCGTCCCAGATCGACATGTCGGAAGCGAGGCTGTTGCTGAAGAGCAGGATCGGGCGGCCGGCGGGACCATCCATGCGATAAGCGAGGTCGGCGCCGTTGCAGCGCAGAATGCCCTCGCTTGTTCCCATATTGCCTTCTCCCCGGTCTTTCGCGGCGGCGCTCTTCGGCGCCTTTGGCGTTCTGGCCCGCCGCTTATTTCGGCAAGCCCTGCTCAAATTGTCGACAAGATTGTAAACATCATTGTCTGTAAGATACTGTGCTTGTCAACAATCTTGCAGAAGTGAAGGCCGATTTGCATGGGCGATGCCCAAATTTCAGGCAGCAGGGGCGAACCCGTCGATGTGGCTGTTATCGGGGCCGGCATATTGGGGCTCGCCATCGGGCGCAGCCTCGCCCGGGCCGGCCGCGAGGTGCTGGTGCTGGAAGCTGAGACCGCGATGGGCACCGTCACCAGCTCCCGCAATTCCGAAGTGATCCATGCCGGAATCTATTATCCGCCCGGCTCTCTGAAGGCGATCTTCTGCGTCGAGGGTCGGCGCCGGCTCTATCCCTTCTGCCGCAGCCGTTTCATTCCGCATTCGCAGATCGGCAAGCTGCTGGTCGCGGCCGAAGACGCCGAGATCTCCACCCTGCAGCGGTTGTTCCAGCGTGCCGGGCAGAACGGCGTCGACGATCTGCGCTGGCTCAGCGCGTCGGAAGCGAAGGCCATGGAGCCGGCCCTGCGCTGTGCCGGGGCGATCCTCTCGCCCTCGACCGGCATCGTCGACAGCCACGCCCTGATGCTCGCCTATCGCGGCGAGCTCGAGGAAGCGGGCGGGATGATCGCCTTCGGGTCGCGCGTCATGCAGGGCGAGGTCACGCCGACCGGGATCCGGCTCGAGGTCGATCAGGAAGGCTCGATGGACCTGCTCTGCCGGACCGTCGTCAACTGTGCCGGTCTGGGGGCACAGGGCGTGGCAGCCTCCATCCGGGGCGTGCCCTCCGAAAGCATTCCGCCCCTGCACTTCGCCAAGGGGAACTACTTCGGGTTGAGTGGCAAGGCGCCCTTCCACCATCTCATCTACCCGATGCCGGGCGGCGGCGGCGCCGGAGTGCATCTGACCCTGGATCTGGCCGGCCGAGCCCGCTTCGGCCCGGATGTTGAATGGGTCAACAAAATTGACTATGCCGTTGATCCGCGGCGCGCCGACAGCTTCTATGCCGCGATTCGGCGCTATTGGCCCGCCCTTCCCGACAAGGCCCTGGTCCCCGACTACTCTGGCGTTCGCCCGAAGCTCTATGATAATCCCAATGGCGACGCGGACTTCGTGATTCAAAGCGAAGAGGCGCATGGCGTGACGGGTTTGGTAAATCTCTACGGAATAGAATCCCCGGGCCTGACCTCATCCTTGGCGATCGCCGAGTATGTGAAGCAGGTCGTGGTGGATTTTAACTACCGACAGCCCCCGCAGGATCGGCTACCGTCCCTGCTGCATCAGGAAGAAGAGAAGAGCGAGTACGCCCTTGGCTCGTGAAACAAGCGAAAAACTGCTGGCGGATCTGGTCGATTCGATCCGCCAGGCCATCATCTTCGGCCGACTCCGGCCCCGCGAACGGCTGGTCGAGGAGGAGCTGGCGGAGCGCTTCAATGCGAGCCGCCACCTGGTCCGTTCGGCGCTGAGCTCGCTGGAGCAGATGGGCCTGGTCGCCCGTCGCCCGAACCGCGGCGTCGTGGTCTGCGACTTCTCGGTCGAGGAGATCGAGGAAATCTACGAGATGCGCGCCATCCTGCAGGGCGAGGCCGCGCGCCGGATCCCGCTGCCGGCCCCGCGCTCGCTGATCACCCAGCTCGAGGCGATCCACGCCAAATATTCCGAGAATGTCGACCGGATGGAGCTCAAGGCGACCTGCACGCTCAACAACGTCTTCCATGAGACGATGTTCGGCGCCTGCAACAACCGCTATCTGACCGAGACCATCCAGCGCTTCTGGACCCGCACCACGGCGATCCGCTGCTACGCGATCGGCGACCCGGAGCTGCTGCAGCAGTCGCGGCACGAGCACCGGGCCATGATCGACGCGATCAAGGACGGCAATCGCGAGGAGCTGGTCCGGCGTTGCGTCGACCATATCTTCCCGGCGCTGGAAGCCTATAAGCGCGCGCATGGCGGCTGGGATGTCGGCGCCTCCGGCAATCACCGCGCCCTTCCCGACAAGGTCGCCGTCATCGGACGGCGGTAGGCGCCTTGGCCGACATCACCTACGACATCATCGTCCGCGGCAACAATCTGCGGCTGCGCGACGGTTTCCTCGCCATGTCCAACGTGACGCTGGTGAAGACCGGCCGCGGCTACATGCTGTTCGACACCGCGGGCTATATCTCGCGCCTGGGGCTGATCACCGCCTTGCGCGAGCGCAACATCGCGCCCGCCGATATCAAGATGGTGTTCCTCTCGCATCTCCATTTCGACCATTGCCACAACATCGACCTCTTCCCCACGGCGAAGGTCTTCGTCAGCAAGACCGAATGGAGCTATGCGAAATCGCCTCATCACGAGGACATCTTCATGCCCTGGGGCATCCACGAGATGCTGCAGCGCTATGACCTCGAGATCCTCGAGGGCGACGGCGTGATCGATCCGGGCGTCAGCTTCTTCCCCGCCCCCGGCCATACGCCCGGCAGCTTCGCCGTGCGGCTCGACACCCAGGATCGCGGCTGCGTGGTGATCGCCGGCGACGCGATCAAATATGCCAAGGAAGTCATCATGCAGCGCGGCGACAATGTCTACGACACCGCCGCGCACAGCACGGCCAGCATCAGGCGCATCGCCGAGATGGCCGACCGGATCATTCCCGGCCACTTCCCCGAGCTGATCAAGCAGCCCAACGGCCAGTTCGGCTGGACCGAGGGCGCGGCGTTCGATCTGATCGTCCGCTAACCGAGAAACCGCGATCACCCGCGCCGCCCTTCGGCAGCGCGGGGACCGCTATGTTGCTCACCTCGGCGTGGGCTTATAAGTCGGCCCCCGCCGCGCGACGCGCTCGAGCATGCCGTTCGTCAGGTAATCCGGCGTCTCGTGGTTGTCGTAGGTCAGGCTCTCCTGCCCCGGATAGCCGATGATCTGCCGGACCTTGGGCGACATGTAATAGGCGCCGGACGCGGCCAGGCTCACCGCGCCGAAGGCGTCCTTGTCGGTCTCGAACAGCAGCTCGGCCGCCTTCGCTCCCGTGAGGCCCTTCGCCTTCTCGAGGCCGCGATGGAAATCCTCGATCAAATCGGGACGGAATTTGAGCACGTCGTCGATGCCGCCGGCGGCGACGCCGACCTCGGTCGCGGCCGGCATCTTCGCGGTCTTGGGCACCAGGAAGTCGGCGATGGCGCCGAAGATCGCGCGGTCGTCGGCCGACAGTTTCGCGGTTGCGGGTTTGCTCATGGCTCAGGCCGCCTTCTGATTGCGACGCTCGGCGATCATGCGCGTCGTCTGGCGCAGCGCCACCGACATGATGGTCGCGGTCGGGTTGAGCCCGGCCGAGGTCGGGAAAGTGCTGCCGTCGAAGATGTAGAGATTGGGCACGTCGTGCGTCTGCCCCCACTGGTTGACGACCGAGGTCTTCGGATTGTCGCCCATGAGGCAGGTGCCGAGCAGATGCCAGCCGGTGTCGCGCATCTGATGCACGACCGCCGTCTCGATGGCGCCCGCCGCCTGCACCGCCTCGAGACAGCGCGCGACATGGAATTTCAGCATGTCGTGCGAGTTCTGCGAGACCTTGTAGAGCAGCTTGGGCGCCGGGATGCCGTCGGTGTCGGTCATGGTCGGATCGAGCACGACGCGGTTGGAGTCCTCGGGCAGATCCTCGCCGATGATGCCCCAGACGATGCTGCGGCCGAAGCGGCGGTCCACCATCTCATGGAGATTGTTGCCCCACATGTCGCCGACCTTGGCGGTGGGCCCCGCGAACACCTTGGTGCCGACGAAACTGGTGGCGCCCAGAGGACCGCCGCCGGGCATGGCGCCCCATTTGGCGCCGCGCATGAAGCCGCGCTTCTCGTCGGTCTCGTAGAATTCGTAGGACGAGATGGTCTGGCCGAACGGCCCGCGCCAGGATTCGAGATCCTCGTCATAGATGCCGAGCACCGCCGAGAAGGGGTGCATCATCAGCCGCTTGCCGACCATGCCGGAGGAATTGGCGAGCCCGTCGGGGAAGCGTTTCGAGGTCGACAGCAGCAGCAGCCGCGGCGTGCCGATGCCGTTGGCGCAGATGATCACGGTCTTCGCCTTCTGGCGATGCTCGCGCCCGTTCTGGTCGATATAGACGGCACCCGTGGCGAGGCCGCGATCGTCGACCTCGATCTCGCGCACGCGCGCGCCCGTGACCAGCTTGGCGCCGTTCTTGATGGCGGCCGGCCAGTACGTGATGTCGGTGGTGGATTTGGCCCCTTCCGGGCAGCCGGTCATGCAGGTGCCGCGCCGCACGCAGGCGTTGAGCCCGTTATGGGGCTGCGACGGCATCGCGTTCGTGCCCGGCCACCAATGCCAGCCAAGCTTGTCCAGCCCTTCGGCCGCCTTGCGCCCGACCTTCCCGATCGGCAGGGCCGGCGTCGGATAGGCCTTCTTCGGAGGATAGGCCGGGTTGCCCGGCATTCCGGAGACGCCGACCTCCCATTCGATCT
The nucleotide sequence above comes from Hypericibacter terrae. Encoded proteins:
- a CDS encoding GMC family oxidoreductase — protein: MSEDRNASGRAPKRGEEVDVLIIGAGPSGSVAAKHLSAAGLSVVTLEQGNYPDRDKFPGRRPEWELVSQRQWHPNPNVRDMPRDYPVDTSESDINPLMFAGVGGSATIYAGHWTPFLPSDFRVRSLDGIADDWPFTYEDLLPYLEQIEWEVGVSGMPGNPAYPPKKAYPTPALPIGKVGRKAAEGLDKLGWHWWPGTNAMPSQPHNGLNACVRRGTCMTGCPEGAKSTTDITYWPAAIKNGAKLVTGARVREIEVDDRGLATGAVYIDQNGREHRQKAKTVIICANGIGTPRLLLLSTSKRFPDGLANSSGMVGKRLMMHPFSAVLGIYDEDLESWRGPFGQTISSYEFYETDEKRGFMRGAKWGAMPGGGPLGATSFVGTKVFAGPTAKVGDMWGNNLHEMVDRRFGRSIVWGIIGEDLPEDSNRVVLDPTMTDTDGIPAPKLLYKVSQNSHDMLKFHVARCLEAVQAAGAIETAVVHQMRDTGWHLLGTCLMGDNPKTSVVNQWGQTHDVPNLYIFDGSTFPTSAGLNPTATIMSVALRQTTRMIAERRNQKAA